Proteins encoded in a region of the uncultured Erythrobacter sp. genome:
- a CDS encoding OmpA family protein, which translates to MRKFVIGMAMASTALTAPAMAREGQWYIEGSGGAMLVEDIAFDVNGAPADAEADFEDTGYDFGASVGHDFGAFRLEAEASYRAASLQELQAGTVGLQAGNPAGGAGTSFFNSTLPAAGEFNALSFMLNGLFDFGPDDGIQAFAGGGVGVARVDVDGTAALSGPGAFDDSDTGLAWQLLAGIRAPLSESWDVGLKYRYFNATGVDLVDSRGFELNTDVSSHSLLGTVTYNFGGEPAAPPPPPPPPPPPPPPPPPPPPPPPPPPPPPPCNTGPYIVFFDWDESVITAEAATILDNAVTAYANCGTANVMLAGHTDRSGSVTYNMGLAERRNTSVTDYLTGRGVPGSRISSEAFGESQPRVATADGVRELQNRRVEVTYGPGSGM; encoded by the coding sequence ATGCGCAAGTTCGTCATTGGTATGGCGATGGCTTCGACAGCGCTCACCGCACCCGCCATGGCCCGTGAAGGCCAATGGTACATTGAGGGTAGCGGCGGGGCCATGCTCGTCGAAGACATTGCTTTCGACGTAAATGGTGCTCCGGCTGATGCCGAAGCCGATTTCGAAGACACAGGTTATGATTTCGGTGCCTCAGTTGGCCACGATTTCGGCGCTTTCCGTCTCGAAGCCGAAGCCAGCTATCGTGCTGCAAGCCTGCAGGAACTCCAGGCTGGAACCGTTGGTCTCCAAGCTGGTAACCCGGCTGGTGGTGCTGGCACGTCGTTCTTCAACAGCACGCTTCCGGCGGCTGGTGAGTTTAACGCGCTTAGCTTCATGCTGAATGGCCTTTTCGACTTCGGTCCGGATGATGGCATTCAAGCCTTCGCCGGCGGTGGTGTGGGTGTTGCCCGCGTCGACGTCGACGGAACGGCTGCACTTAGCGGCCCTGGCGCTTTTGATGATTCCGACACGGGTCTCGCATGGCAGCTTCTCGCTGGTATCCGCGCTCCGCTCAGCGAGAGCTGGGATGTTGGCCTGAAGTATCGTTACTTCAATGCAACGGGCGTCGACCTGGTCGATAGCCGCGGTTTTGAGCTGAACACGGATGTAAGTTCGCATTCGCTGCTCGGTACGGTGACTTACAACTTCGGTGGCGAGCCAGCGGCTCCGCCTCCACCACCGCCACCGCCACCTCCGCCACCTCCGCCACCGCCACCGCCACCTCCGCCACCGCCGCCGCCACCACCGCCGCCGCCGTGCAACACTGGCCCGTACATCGTATTCTTCGATTGGGACGAGTCAGTCATCACAGCAGAAGCTGCGACGATCCTGGACAACGCGGTCACGGCTTACGCCAACTGCGGTACGGCCAACGTCATGCTCGCAGGTCACACCGACCGTTCGGGCAGCGTGACCTACAACATGGGTCTGGCTGAGCGTCGTAACACTTCGGTCACCGACTACCTTACCGGTCGCGGTGTCCCAGGCAGCCGGATCTCGAGCGAAGCATTCGGTGAATCGCAACCTCGCGTTGCAACTGCCGATGGTGTTCGCGAACTGCAGAACCGCCGTGTGGAAGTTACTTACGGTCCGGGTTCGGGCATGTAA
- a CDS encoding peptidoglycan endopeptidase yields MSQDGARLANAAATLIGVPFRLHGRNRVTGLDCVGLVAASLEAIDLKPVTPRGYHLRNTSIERWLGCAHRSGLKTASGAPISGDIVLTVPGPGQTHLLIMESSRSFIHAHAGLRRVVRQPFDQSVKPQNIWRVKPRAKDT; encoded by the coding sequence ATGAGCCAGGATGGCGCGCGGCTTGCCAATGCCGCAGCGACGCTGATCGGAGTGCCTTTTCGACTCCATGGCCGAAATCGTGTCACCGGTCTCGACTGTGTTGGTCTCGTCGCGGCGAGCCTTGAGGCGATTGACCTTAAGCCTGTGACGCCTCGCGGCTATCACTTGCGCAACACATCGATTGAGCGCTGGCTTGGGTGCGCGCACCGGTCAGGTCTGAAAACGGCCAGCGGTGCTCCCATCAGCGGGGATATAGTGTTGACCGTGCCGGGGCCGGGTCAGACTCACCTTCTCATCATGGAATCGAGCCGGTCGTTCATTCACGCGCATGCGGGCCTACGCCGCGTTGTGCGCCAGCCTTTCGATCAGTCTGTGAAACCCCAAAACATCTGGCGGGTGAAACCGCGAGCGAAGGACACCTGA
- the queC gene encoding 7-cyano-7-deazaguanine synthase QueC, with translation MQQSENKEARPVAVVLLSGGLDSMVTAAIAKERGFAVRALTIDYGQRHVRELQSAKAIVRQLEIDRHVELPLDMRKFGGSALTDDIEVPKSGVGNDIPVTYVPARNLVFLALTTAFAEASSARDVFIGVNALDYSGYPDCRPEFIASFAETARLGTKAGVEGAPFDIHAPLQHMTKADIAKECARLGLDPAWSWSCYDPTPEGTACGLCDSCRLRKKGFAEAGITDTTPYAA, from the coding sequence ATGCAACAGTCGGAAAACAAAGAAGCACGCCCGGTCGCTGTGGTACTGCTGTCGGGCGGGCTCGATTCCATGGTCACCGCCGCGATCGCAAAGGAGCGTGGCTTTGCCGTCCGCGCGCTCACAATTGACTACGGGCAGCGGCACGTGCGCGAATTGCAATCAGCCAAAGCGATAGTGAGGCAGTTGGAGATCGACCGTCATGTCGAGCTGCCTCTCGATATGAGGAAGTTCGGTGGCTCGGCGCTTACCGACGATATCGAAGTGCCCAAATCAGGTGTGGGGAACGATATTCCGGTGACCTACGTGCCAGCTCGCAACCTCGTCTTCCTCGCTTTGACGACTGCCTTCGCTGAGGCATCGAGCGCGCGAGATGTCTTTATCGGAGTGAACGCGCTCGACTACTCAGGTTACCCTGATTGTCGCCCCGAGTTCATTGCGAGCTTTGCCGAGACAGCACGGCTCGGGACCAAGGCTGGCGTCGAAGGAGCCCCGTTCGATATCCACGCCCCGCTGCAGCATATGACCAAAGCTGACATTGCAAAGGAATGTGCACGACTGGGTCTCGACCCCGCTTGGAGTTGGTCTTGCTACGATCCGACACCCGAGGGCACAGCATGCGGGCTGTGCGATTCGTGTCGCCTACGCAAAAAGGGTTTTGCCGAAGCCGGGATAACCGATACCACCCCATATGCCGCGTGA
- a CDS encoding DUF2460 domain-containing protein, with protein MAFWLAQRRHAQESSYIQRFDPRFWTVNFPRPAMASVVTTGPDSLRVDVELHHEGELVGLIWDSIDSLDHPLLAYETSVDYSHTTLSFRWQSQGVIPLDQPNGPTLTIEGYDAADQPKTWFVRLWNYAEGTPEDAVITLPFSELEGGFGLPGDAINPKTIDRMFISLVAPDYVANSSAPLPARFNGHAILSDINTDGANAMLEIGDVRLPPHGERMATAYDDAFNQTPARLLRNVLGLGYRDDLIHYVGMSHFMRLERRTNGELLVPSTAELREPARAWHRSFFEACRDNDFEAIGSISYELFNAFCPEEWKQRTASGDPALTGWVPPSTLLSPANTEAMNWLKDSALAFVDLLEEAQLPVRMQIGEPWWWVTAAGEICLYDDAAKAAFGGDPPIIDDLRSPLNGEQLALLDLAGALLAQSTADLTATIRDRATSNAEVLLLAFTPTILDPEMPEMYRANLPLGWARPAFDRLQLEDYDWLTAGADALRRAAYQFVDQLLGYPLAEQDYLAGFVLDPADAEDFWTRIDAGLDEAAERGVPRRYVWALPQVTRDGYTRLYLAEEDIMEPFDDVLYPFALGRNTAVAPEFSTSVTVTASGHEQRNSLWSDARVHFDVGPGIRSESELAELISFFRARRGAARGFRISDPFDHSSNGMTGTPTMLDQLIGIGDGLAADFQIVKAYGGTSEPQIRPITRPRAGSLLVSVDGAPSSDWTLTSLGMLSFDVAPPAGSEIRAGFLFDVPVRFAEDRIDISGVNFAAGEAPSIPLIELRETS; from the coding sequence ATGGCATTCTGGTTGGCGCAGCGGCGCCACGCTCAGGAATCGAGCTACATCCAACGCTTCGACCCGCGTTTCTGGACGGTGAACTTCCCTCGCCCCGCCATGGCGTCGGTTGTGACGACTGGGCCGGATTCGCTGCGCGTTGATGTCGAGCTGCATCATGAAGGCGAACTCGTCGGATTGATCTGGGACAGTATCGACTCGCTCGACCACCCTTTGCTGGCCTATGAAACCAGCGTCGATTACTCGCATACAACGCTAAGTTTCCGGTGGCAGTCGCAGGGTGTCATTCCGCTCGATCAGCCAAACGGTCCGACGCTAACGATCGAAGGTTACGACGCGGCCGATCAGCCAAAGACCTGGTTCGTCCGGCTCTGGAATTATGCCGAAGGCACACCGGAAGATGCGGTGATCACGCTGCCGTTTTCCGAGCTGGAAGGCGGATTTGGACTGCCTGGCGATGCGATCAATCCCAAGACAATCGACCGGATGTTCATTTCGCTTGTCGCGCCAGACTACGTCGCGAACAGCAGCGCGCCCTTACCAGCTCGGTTCAATGGCCATGCCATTCTGTCCGACATCAACACGGATGGCGCGAACGCGATGCTTGAGATCGGCGATGTCCGTCTGCCGCCGCATGGCGAGCGCATGGCTACCGCCTATGATGATGCCTTCAACCAAACCCCTGCACGTTTGCTTCGCAACGTTCTCGGGCTCGGGTATCGCGACGACCTCATTCACTATGTCGGGATGAGCCACTTCATGCGGCTCGAGCGGCGCACGAACGGCGAGCTGCTCGTCCCGTCCACAGCCGAGCTCCGCGAACCGGCACGTGCCTGGCACCGCAGCTTCTTCGAGGCTTGCCGAGACAATGATTTCGAAGCGATCGGTTCAATTTCCTACGAGCTGTTCAACGCCTTTTGCCCCGAGGAATGGAAGCAGCGCACGGCGAGCGGCGACCCCGCGCTCACCGGATGGGTGCCGCCGTCCACTCTGCTTTCGCCCGCCAACACCGAAGCGATGAATTGGCTGAAGGACAGCGCTCTCGCCTTTGTCGACCTGCTGGAAGAGGCACAGTTGCCGGTCCGAATGCAGATTGGCGAACCATGGTGGTGGGTGACCGCAGCGGGCGAAATTTGCCTCTACGATGATGCCGCGAAGGCGGCGTTTGGGGGTGACCCTCCCATCATCGATGACCTGCGCAGCCCGCTGAATGGCGAACAATTAGCCTTGCTAGATTTGGCGGGCGCTTTGCTTGCGCAATCGACGGCCGATCTTACAGCGACGATCCGCGATCGGGCGACTTCGAATGCTGAAGTGCTGCTGCTGGCTTTCACGCCGACGATACTCGATCCCGAGATGCCGGAAATGTACCGCGCCAACCTGCCTCTAGGCTGGGCGCGTCCTGCGTTCGATCGTCTCCAGCTTGAAGATTACGATTGGCTGACCGCAGGAGCCGATGCGCTGCGCCGTGCGGCGTATCAATTCGTCGACCAGCTGCTCGGTTACCCACTCGCCGAGCAAGACTATCTTGCAGGCTTCGTGCTCGACCCTGCAGACGCCGAGGACTTCTGGACGCGGATCGATGCCGGTCTGGATGAAGCTGCCGAACGCGGTGTTCCGCGCCGATATGTCTGGGCGCTGCCGCAGGTCACGCGCGATGGCTACACCCGACTTTACCTTGCCGAAGAGGACATCATGGAACCTTTTGACGACGTGCTCTATCCCTTCGCGCTTGGTCGCAACACGGCTGTGGCCCCGGAATTTTCGACCTCCGTCACGGTAACCGCATCCGGGCATGAGCAGCGCAATTCGCTGTGGTCGGATGCACGAGTGCATTTCGATGTCGGTCCCGGAATCCGCTCGGAGTCAGAATTGGCGGAGTTGATCTCCTTCTTTCGGGCACGACGAGGGGCAGCGCGGGGCTTCCGCATCAGCGATCCGTTCGATCACAGCTCAAACGGCATGACAGGCACGCCAACTATGCTCGATCAGTTGATCGGCATCGGTGACGGCCTGGCCGCCGACTTTCAGATCGTGAAAGCTTACGGCGGCACAAGCGAACCGCAGATCCGCCCGATCACGAGACCGCGTGCAGGATCGCTGCTCGTCAGCGTCGACGGCGCACCCAGTTCCGACTGGACGCTCACCAGTCTCGGGATGCTGAGTTTTGATGTGGCTCCACCAGCGGGGTCCGAAATCCGGGCAGGCTTCCTGTTTGATGTTCCGGTTCGTTTTGCCGAAGACCGGATTGACATTTCGGGCGTCAATTTTGCAGCTGGCGAAGCCCCAAGCATTCCCTTGATCGAACTGCGCGAGACCAGTTGA
- a CDS encoding phage tail protein has protein sequence MATIVLSAVGSAFGGPIGLALGSLIGREIDSAVFGIGSRKGPRLKELAVTTSSYGQPIPRNFGRLRVAGTVIWATDLVESSSKEGGKGQPKTTTYSYSVSFAVALSSTPIARLGRIWADGNLLRGVNEDLKVAGTLRTYLGTGDNPVDPVIAADKGAQAPAFRDCAYVVFEDLQLADYGNRIPALTFEIFSETDQQVTLGQIVPQAQNAAGSAPIDHARGFADEGGPVGSSLAAIDQVMPVYCVNTGDGFTLSSAAVSEGEISVLPPQLVSTQDGEADERTQQRADNAELTPLAVRYYDEQRDYQPGVQRAVGSRPNGRENMIDLPATMMADGARQLANENAQRARWHHEKITWRVAELNPSIQPGSLVRVPDSPGLWIVKGWEWFDRGIELTLERAPPAAGTPLPSEAGQLISPVDLPIFPTSLQFLELPSDGTADSSAPQLFAAASSENNAWRGAALFAEQGSTLVQIGSTETRRAVTGVLVSALPASEAILFEPRGSMTIKLVADDLVLESTDVTGLAAGFNRLLVGGEVVQFADAEYLGERVWQLSGLLRGRAGTEARAAMVHESGTSITLLDDRLTALDAGQLPAGVTSRIAAIGRGDQEPVYATLQNTGVSRRPLVPVHPRILIDGSSNWTLCWTRRARGQWLWEDRVEVPLVEELESYLLGFGPESSPFQTWVTDKPEISFSPSERTDLTGLYGSGSVWVKQIGTFDQSDALFIAEFS, from the coding sequence ATGGCTACTATTGTACTTTCAGCCGTCGGCAGTGCGTTCGGAGGCCCGATCGGTCTTGCCTTGGGATCGCTCATCGGCCGCGAAATCGACAGTGCTGTGTTTGGGATCGGCTCTCGCAAAGGGCCCCGGTTGAAAGAGCTGGCGGTTACGACCTCAAGTTACGGCCAACCGATCCCGCGCAACTTCGGGCGGCTGCGGGTCGCAGGGACTGTTATCTGGGCGACTGACCTAGTCGAAAGTTCGTCCAAAGAAGGTGGCAAGGGCCAACCAAAGACGACCACCTATTCCTACTCGGTGTCATTCGCGGTTGCCTTGTCGAGCACGCCGATTGCCCGCTTGGGCAGGATATGGGCCGACGGAAATCTTCTGCGCGGGGTCAATGAGGATCTAAAGGTTGCAGGCACTCTGCGCACCTATCTCGGCACAGGTGACAATCCGGTCGACCCCGTGATTGCCGCAGACAAGGGTGCGCAAGCTCCAGCATTTCGCGACTGCGCCTATGTCGTCTTCGAAGACCTGCAACTGGCCGATTATGGCAATCGGATACCCGCGCTCACGTTCGAGATTTTCAGCGAAACCGACCAGCAGGTCACCCTGGGTCAAATCGTCCCGCAGGCCCAGAATGCGGCGGGGTCTGCTCCTATAGATCACGCGCGGGGCTTCGCCGACGAAGGCGGTCCGGTTGGTTCATCACTGGCGGCGATCGATCAGGTGATGCCTGTCTATTGCGTCAATACCGGTGACGGTTTCACCCTTTCTTCTGCCGCTGTAAGCGAGGGCGAGATTTCGGTATTGCCGCCGCAATTGGTCAGTACTCAAGACGGTGAAGCCGACGAGCGAACGCAGCAGCGCGCTGATAATGCTGAACTCACCCCACTGGCCGTGCGCTACTACGATGAACAGCGAGACTATCAGCCGGGCGTCCAACGCGCCGTCGGAAGTCGGCCAAACGGCCGGGAAAACATGATCGATTTGCCCGCAACCATGATGGCAGATGGCGCGCGGCAGCTTGCCAATGAAAACGCACAGCGCGCGCGTTGGCATCACGAGAAGATCACCTGGCGGGTTGCCGAGCTCAACCCTTCGATTCAGCCGGGGTCGCTTGTACGAGTGCCCGATTCTCCCGGGCTTTGGATCGTGAAAGGGTGGGAATGGTTCGATCGAGGGATCGAATTGACCCTTGAGCGCGCCCCGCCAGCGGCTGGCACTCCACTCCCGAGCGAAGCGGGGCAGCTCATCTCTCCCGTAGATTTACCGATCTTCCCGACATCCTTGCAATTCCTTGAATTGCCTTCGGACGGCACGGCAGACTCCTCTGCGCCGCAATTGTTCGCCGCCGCTTCCTCAGAGAACAATGCATGGCGAGGCGCGGCCTTGTTTGCAGAACAAGGCTCTACCCTGGTTCAGATCGGTTCAACGGAAACGAGACGCGCCGTAACTGGAGTTCTTGTCAGTGCATTGCCAGCGTCCGAAGCGATCCTGTTCGAACCTCGCGGAAGCATGACGATCAAACTGGTTGCCGATGATCTCGTTCTGGAGTCGACTGACGTGACCGGTCTCGCTGCGGGCTTCAATCGACTACTGGTTGGTGGCGAAGTCGTGCAGTTTGCCGATGCTGAGTATCTCGGTGAGCGTGTTTGGCAATTGTCGGGATTGCTTCGCGGTCGCGCCGGAACGGAGGCACGAGCGGCAATGGTACACGAATCGGGAACCTCGATCACACTGCTGGATGATCGGCTAACCGCTCTGGATGCTGGCCAGCTACCCGCTGGCGTGACTAGCCGGATTGCGGCGATCGGGCGCGGCGACCAAGAGCCCGTCTATGCCACTTTGCAGAACACCGGTGTCAGCCGCCGACCACTCGTTCCTGTGCATCCAAGAATACTCATAGATGGCTCCTCAAATTGGACCCTATGCTGGACGAGGCGCGCACGCGGCCAATGGCTTTGGGAAGACCGCGTAGAAGTTCCCTTGGTCGAGGAACTGGAGAGCTATCTTCTTGGGTTCGGCCCGGAATCATCACCGTTTCAGACGTGGGTCACCGACAAACCCGAAATCTCATTCTCTCCGAGTGAGCGAACCGATCTGACCGGACTCTACGGAAGCGGCTCGGTTTGGGTGAAGCAAATCGGCACATTCGATCAATCCGACGCTCTCTTCATCGCAGAATTTTCCTGA
- a CDS encoding MFS transporter codes for MSEDTTVQPDSAKQKVPAYSWYALSILVIVYVLNFVDRNIISILAEDIKADLGLRDDQIGFLYGTAFGVFYALFGIPLGKLADNWHRIRLMTVGLAVWSAFTALSGFAKNFTMLSVARIGVGVGEATASPAAYSLISDWFPKKMRATALAIYSSGLYIGGGVSLLIGGAIVEQWNAAYPSDAPLGLAGWQAAFIIVGLPGLLLACLVFTLREPLRGESEGIVTPPPKDPFRGFFRELVAVIPPFTLIGAAQAGARGIAINLAGALVIGSAAYAMAVATDNFQQWIAVGIGYYAIFSWASTLKGRDAPTFKLIWGTPAFLTTILGYGMVAFMSYAASFWAAPYAIRILEEAPSTAGWWIGGPGALGGFLGVILGGRAADWLRERNPAGRLLVVAFGLVGAAPFLFLMFTTEIPALFYFAAFMQSLFGSSALGGAAATTQDLVLPRMRGTATATFFLATTLVGLALGPYMAGQVSTITGSLSSGGLSLLIAVPIGLVLLLIAYRTVPEAERTLLERAKAAGEDTETD; via the coding sequence TTGAGTGAAGATACAACCGTGCAGCCGGACTCAGCTAAGCAGAAGGTTCCGGCTTACAGTTGGTATGCGTTGAGCATCCTTGTGATTGTTTACGTGCTCAACTTCGTCGACCGCAACATCATCTCGATCCTGGCCGAGGATATCAAAGCGGACCTGGGCCTGCGCGATGATCAAATCGGGTTTCTGTACGGTACGGCATTCGGCGTCTTCTATGCGTTGTTCGGCATCCCACTCGGCAAACTGGCTGACAACTGGCACCGTATTCGGCTGATGACCGTGGGCCTTGCTGTCTGGTCAGCATTCACCGCGCTATCGGGGTTTGCGAAGAACTTCACGATGCTAAGCGTGGCCCGGATTGGCGTGGGCGTGGGTGAAGCAACCGCCAGTCCAGCCGCCTATTCTCTGATATCTGACTGGTTTCCCAAAAAGATGCGCGCGACCGCGCTCGCGATCTATTCGTCCGGCCTCTATATAGGCGGCGGCGTGTCTCTGCTCATTGGCGGGGCGATCGTGGAGCAATGGAACGCGGCATATCCGTCCGACGCGCCGTTGGGCCTTGCGGGCTGGCAGGCTGCTTTCATCATTGTAGGCTTGCCGGGGCTGCTGCTCGCGTGCCTGGTCTTCACATTGCGAGAGCCGCTGCGCGGCGAAAGCGAAGGCATAGTCACCCCGCCTCCCAAAGACCCGTTTCGCGGTTTTTTCCGGGAACTGGTAGCGGTCATTCCGCCGTTTACTTTGATCGGCGCAGCCCAGGCTGGCGCACGCGGGATCGCAATCAATTTGGCCGGAGCCTTGGTCATCGGCAGCGCCGCCTATGCAATGGCCGTGGCGACTGACAACTTCCAGCAGTGGATTGCGGTCGGCATCGGCTACTATGCCATCTTCTCGTGGGCATCGACGCTGAAAGGGCGGGACGCCCCTACGTTCAAACTGATTTGGGGCACCCCAGCCTTCCTGACGACGATCCTTGGCTACGGCATGGTTGCGTTCATGTCCTACGCCGCGTCGTTCTGGGCGGCTCCTTATGCGATCCGGATACTCGAAGAAGCGCCGTCGACTGCCGGTTGGTGGATTGGTGGCCCCGGAGCACTCGGCGGTTTCCTTGGGGTCATTCTTGGCGGACGTGCAGCGGATTGGCTCCGCGAGCGCAATCCGGCCGGAAGATTGCTGGTCGTCGCATTCGGTCTTGTCGGCGCAGCGCCATTCCTATTCCTGATGTTCACGACCGAAATCCCGGCACTTTTCTATTTTGCTGCCTTCATGCAGTCGCTGTTTGGCAGCTCCGCGCTCGGCGGAGCTGCGGCAACGACGCAGGATCTCGTCCTGCCACGAATGCGAGGCACCGCCACGGCCACATTCTTCCTTGCTACTACGCTGGTCGGTCTTGCGCTCGGGCCATACATGGCAGGGCAAGTGTCGACGATCACAGGAAGTTTATCGTCAGGCGGCCTGAGCCTGCTGATTGCAGTCCCAATTGGTCTCGTCTTGTTGCTGATAGCGTATCGTACAGTGCCCGAAGCGGAGCGAACCCTCCTAGAGAGGGCAAAGGCTGCCGGCGAGGATACGGAAACCGATTAA
- a CDS encoding Hsp33 family molecular chaperone HslO codes for MKLQPQTSQAPETFSDKLLGFTLPSRNARGRAVRLDAVVDQVLAAHDYPAPITHLLSEALVLGALMGGLLKGENGQLTMQAQTKSGAVTLLVCDYRGGEMRGYAEFDAAMLDGLGANPSLNALFGEGYLAITFETGADKRYQGIVPLEGDTLSEACETYFVQSEQVPTMIRIASRASGSGRQAAGLLVQHLADGEEGRERLHVRQDHPDWEHITVLAGTLSHDELLDPSLSMEGIVWRLFHEEDEIRIQPGAALTRGCRCSAEYYDTVLSRFPSEERDAMRNEDGKIVVDCAFCSKQFDLAL; via the coding sequence ATGAAACTTCAGCCACAAACTTCTCAGGCACCTGAAACGTTTTCGGACAAGCTGCTTGGCTTCACCCTTCCGTCGCGCAATGCGCGGGGGCGTGCGGTTCGGCTTGATGCGGTAGTGGATCAGGTGCTGGCAGCGCACGATTATCCCGCGCCCATCACGCACCTGCTGAGTGAAGCACTGGTGCTCGGTGCCTTGATGGGCGGTTTGCTCAAAGGCGAGAATGGCCAACTGACCATGCAGGCGCAGACCAAGAGTGGCGCTGTCACTCTGCTGGTGTGTGATTATCGCGGCGGCGAGATGCGCGGCTACGCTGAGTTCGATGCTGCGATGCTGGATGGGCTGGGGGCGAATCCGTCGCTCAACGCGCTATTCGGCGAAGGCTATCTCGCAATCACCTTCGAAACAGGAGCCGACAAGCGCTATCAAGGCATTGTTCCGCTCGAGGGCGATACCCTGTCCGAGGCGTGCGAAACTTATTTCGTCCAGTCCGAGCAGGTGCCGACGATGATCCGGATTGCCAGCCGCGCGAGCGGCTCCGGAAGGCAGGCGGCGGGGTTGCTGGTGCAGCATCTGGCCGATGGTGAAGAAGGCCGCGAGCGGTTGCACGTTCGGCAAGATCATCCTGATTGGGAGCATATCACTGTGCTCGCGGGAACCCTCAGTCATGACGAATTGCTCGATCCGTCGCTGTCGATGGAAGGGATCGTCTGGCGATTGTTCCACGAAGAGGACGAGATTCGTATTCAACCGGGTGCAGCATTGACGCGCGGCTGTCGCTGCAGCGCCGAGTATTATGACACCGTGCTTTCCCGCTTTCCCAGCGAAGAACGAGATGCCATGCGCAACGAGGACGGCAAGATCGTGGTTGATTGCGCCTTTTGCTCGAAGCAGTTCGACTTGGCACTTTAA
- a CDS encoding DUF2163 domain-containing protein gives MRVFFDRELDTVATFWRVYRRDGIMLAFTSHDRDLTFNGIAHRAAPGMVPAAIRLTADLNEDSAEVQGALSHATIREKDLAAGLFDHAAIEIGAVDWELLDSHVIYSGRLGRIEDDRRSFTAELRSAKRQLDEDLVPRTSPTCRALFCGPGCGVSAAAVTTTQSLAGIDLDRNTILFDGIDPSDFVDGQLRFLDGPQSGVSFGIISADVNGLVLDRQLVDGTPIGTRVELREGCDHTLTTCASRFANAVNFRGEPFLPGNDLLTRYGQPSG, from the coding sequence ATGCGCGTTTTCTTTGACCGCGAACTCGATACGGTCGCGACGTTCTGGCGCGTCTATCGGCGCGACGGGATCATGCTGGCGTTCACCAGCCATGATCGCGACCTGACCTTCAACGGAATCGCGCATCGGGCGGCCCCTGGCATGGTGCCAGCGGCAATCCGGTTGACCGCGGACCTCAACGAAGACAGCGCCGAGGTTCAAGGCGCGCTAAGCCACGCTACGATCCGCGAAAAGGACCTTGCCGCCGGATTGTTCGATCACGCTGCGATCGAGATCGGCGCGGTTGATTGGGAATTGCTCGACAGCCATGTGATCTATTCGGGTCGATTGGGGAGAATCGAGGACGACAGACGAAGCTTCACCGCAGAGCTTCGGTCAGCAAAACGACAGCTCGATGAAGATCTTGTTCCGCGCACCAGTCCAACATGCCGCGCGCTATTCTGCGGCCCGGGTTGCGGGGTCTCTGCAGCCGCCGTGACAACGACCCAAAGCCTTGCGGGGATCGACCTTGACAGGAACACCATCCTTTTCGATGGCATCGACCCGAGCGACTTTGTCGACGGGCAATTGCGCTTTCTGGATGGACCTCAATCGGGGGTTTCTTTCGGCATAATCAGCGCAGACGTGAACGGTCTGGTCCTTGATCGGCAATTGGTCGACGGAACACCCATCGGCACAAGAGTTGAGCTACGCGAAGGGTGCGATCATACACTCACGACCTGCGCGTCCCGGTTTGCAAACGCAGTCAATTTTCGCGGCGAGCCATTTCTTCCGGGCAACGATCTGCTCACCCGCTACGGCCAACCATCGGGATGA
- a CDS encoding DUF2793 domain-containing protein, with the protein MPEPITFSTATNQFQLPLLFAGQAQKEFFVNQSLVLVDSLLQQGVVATLDAPPASPEDGDTYLVGESPSGEWENNEARIAIRIGGAWQFIEPFEGMHLFDRNAGSFVVYRSGWTAFVAPDLPQGGGVVDAEARNAIAELTQTLLNLGWLRSNG; encoded by the coding sequence ATGCCCGAACCGATCACGTTCTCAACCGCAACCAACCAATTCCAACTCCCCCTGCTATTCGCCGGTCAGGCGCAGAAGGAGTTCTTCGTGAATCAGTCCCTGGTCTTGGTCGACTCCCTACTGCAGCAGGGAGTTGTGGCGACGCTCGACGCTCCGCCAGCAAGCCCGGAAGATGGAGACACATACTTGGTCGGCGAGTCGCCCTCTGGCGAATGGGAAAACAACGAAGCCAGAATTGCGATTAGGATTGGTGGTGCCTGGCAGTTCATCGAACCCTTCGAAGGAATGCATCTGTTCGACCGTAATGCGGGCAGTTTCGTGGTCTATCGATCCGGATGGACCGCGTTCGTTGCACCAGACCTGCCCCAAGGGGGCGGCGTAGTCGACGCCGAAGCAAGAAACGCGATTGCTGAATTAACTCAGACGCTTCTCAATCTCGGGTGGCTCAGATCGAACGGCTGA